The genomic region CTGCGTATTGGGATGGCAGGAATGCTGTAGGAGAGCGCGTAGCGAGTGGTATCTATTTCTACACGCTGCAGACGGCAGACTTTACTGCAACCCGACGGATGGTTATCCTCAAATAGAGGAGACAATAAACACGATTCACATAAACGCCTTGGTGTCACCATCAGGGCGTTTTTTCGGCACGTTTTGTTGTTTTGAAGGGGAATAAAATGATTCGGAATACTATATTGCTCATCATACTGCTTTGTGCTTTTGTCAGCGTAACCGATGCACAGAACTATTATCCCGCGGATGTCGGGAATACTTGGGTGTTGGAGAGTGAGGACGGTGCCGAACGTGTCACTTACGCAATTGAGGCCGCCGACGAATCCATTGACGGCGAAGAGGTCCGTATCCTTAAGCTTACAACAGAAGTCCTTGGTACAAGCACGATCAATACAAACACTTTCCTTGTGCAGGTGACAGAGAACGGAATGAAACTCCATAGAATTGTTGCAGAACTGGGTGATATTTTTGGTGTGGCGCGTGTGGATTTTTCACCGCCTGTCATCTTTTTCCCCGAAACGCTTCAACTTGGAGAGGTTTGGGAGACTCGTGGAGAAACAGAGGTAG from Candidatus Poribacteria bacterium harbors:
- a CDS encoding dockerin type I domain-containing protein; translated protein: MIRNTILLIILLCAFVSVTDAQNYYPADVGNTWVLESEDGAERVTYAIEAADESIDGEEVRILKLTTEVLGTSTINTNTFLVQVTENGMKLHRIVAELGDIFGVARVDFSPPVIFFPETLQLGEVWETRGETEVDLIGAVTISSVNEVVAVESVITSAGTFKNCLKIRMRTRTTAAIGTSRSTTYQWLAPDLGPVKFETDQDIVFRLVSSNLLATEVPYDVNTDGVVNVLDLVFVASRFGEADPKADVNGDGTVNILDLTLVAQNFGN